Below is a window of Streptomyces sp. NBC_01429 DNA.
GCCGAGCCCGTTGTCGGCGGCGACCGTGCGGTCCTTGGAGTTGACCACCTCCACGACGTCGCCGATCAGGGTCCGCTCGAAGAACCAGCCCGCCGGGGTGTCGGGGCCGCCGCCCTTGACGTCCCGCAGCCCGACGCAGCCGTGGCTGACGTTCTCCGAGCCGAAGGTCTCCGAGTCCGCCCAGTAGTTGCCGTGCAGGAAGGTCCCCGAGGTGGTGAGCCGCACGGCGTGCGGCACGTCCTTGATGTCGTACTCGCCGCCGAACCCGACCGTCCTGCCGTCCATGCGTGTGACGTCGTACAACTCGGTGACCACCATCTTCCCGTTGTACGTGGTGTTCTTCGGGGCGCCCGCCGTGATCGGTACGGTCGACAGCAGGTCGCCGTCGCGCCGTACCTCCATGGTGTGCTTCTCCGCGTCGACCAGCGAGACCTGGGAGCGGCCGACCGTGAACCCGAAGGTCTTGTGCTGGATGCCGAAGACGCCCGGTGCGGCCTGGACGTCCCGCAGGGCCAGTTCGACGGTGACCTCGGTGCCCGGCTCCCAGTACTCCCTGGGCCGGAAGTCCAGGCGCTGGTCGCCGAACCAGTGGCCCTCGATCTCCACCGCCGGATCGGCCGTCACCTTGATGGCGCGTTCGACGGCGACGCGGTCCCGGATCCTACGGTTGAAATCGAAGGAAATGATCATGCCGGTACCGACGGTCGAGCGGTTCTCCGGGGAGAAGTAGCCGATGAACCGGTCCGTGGGCACCGCCGTCGTGAAGGTGGTGTGGCGGGCCGAGCGGCGGCCCGCTGCATCGACGGCCACCGCGTCCACGCTGTACTTGGCGGCGAGCGCGACCCGCGCGCCGCTCCGGGGGGTCCAGGAGCGGCCGTCCTCGGAGATCTCTCCGGACAGTTCCCTCGGCTGGGCGTCCTCGATCTGGGTCACCCTGACCCGTTCCAGTCGGCCGTCTGGCACCGTCACCTCGACCGGATCCGTACGGCCGATGCCCTTGGCGCCGTCCTTCGGGGTGATGGCGATGGTGTCGCCGGCCCCCCGCGACTTGCCTTCAGTGAAGGTTGCTCCGCCGGTGCATCCCGACAGTAAGGCCAGTACGGCCACCAGTCCTGCCCATGTCAGGACGGTGGCTGCGCCCGCCCCTGCCCGCTTCGTTACGTTTCTCACGCTCGTCCCAACGACCACCCCCCTCCGGGGGAAACGTGAGGGCGGGCCCTGTTGCGGGCAGAACAGGAGAAGGACCCCATTGGGCGAGCCGCGGCCGGGACGCCGCGCGCTCCGACCCGCGGGGCCGTCGAGCCGCGGGAGGCCGGTCAGTGGCGAGCGCAGCCGAGCAGGAGGCAGTGCGAGGGGAAGAGGAGGAGGGGCCGCGCGACGGGGTACGGGACGGAGTACGGGACGAGGAGCGCGCCGCGCCAGGGGCCCAACGGCCCGAGGCGCCTCCCGGGATCAGCCGGACCGGCCACCACGAGCGGTCCCGCACCGCGCCCCCCGAGGTCTGGCCGGGGGCCCCGACCCCCCTCGGGGCGCGCTACCGGGTGGGCCCCGACGGTGTGGCGGGCACCAACTTCGCGCTCTGGGCGGGCGGCGCCGAGGCGGTCGAGCTGTGCCTCTTCGGCCCGGAGGAGGACGGGGACGGGGACGGGGACGGGAACGGGGACGGGAACGGGGACGTAGACGGCCGGCCGGGCGCCGGAGCGGACGGTCCCGGGACCGAGATCCGGCTGCCGCTGACCGAGCTGACCCATGAGATCTGGCACGGCTTCGTGCCCGGTGTCCGCCCCGGCCGGCGCTACGGGTTCCGGGTGCACGGCCGCTGGGACCCCTGGACCGGCGCCCGCTGGAATCCGGCGAAGCTGCTGCTCGACCCGTACGCCCGCGCGGTCGACGGCGAGTTCGGCCTCCCGCCGGAGGTCTACGGCCATGTCCGCGACTGGCCGCAGGGCAATGTCGCCGACACGGTGCGCGACGAACGCGACTCGGCCCCGTACGTCCCCAAGGGCGTCGTCGTCCACGACGAGGCGCCCGGCGACGAGTGGGCCGACGACCGGCGGCCCAAGACGCCGTGGGCCGACTCGGTCATCTACGAGCTGCATGTGAAGGGCTTCACCCAGCGCCATCCGGGCATCCCCGAGGAGCTGCGCGGTACGTACGCGGGGCTCGCGCACCCGGCGGCGATCGCGTATCTGCGGGAGCTGGGGGTGACGGCGGTGGAGCTGCTCCCCGTGCACCAGTTCGCCCACGAGGAGCATCTGCTCCGGCGCGGGATGCGCAACTACTGGGGCTACAACTCCATCGGCTACTTCGCGCCGCACGCGGGCTACGCGGCGGGCTCCACCCGCGGCCGGCAGGTCACGGAGTTCAAGGCGATGGTGCGGGCGCTGCACGCGGCCGGGATCGAGGTGATCCTGGACGTCGTCTACAACCACACGGCGGAGGCCGGGGAGCTGGGGCCGACGCTCTCGCTGCGCGGGATCGACAACCGCGGCTACTACCGGCTGCCCTCCGACGCCCGCCGCTACACGGACTACACGGGGTGCGGCAACACCCTCCACGTGGTGCAGCCGAACGTGCTGCGGCTGATCACCGACTCGCTGCGCTACTGGGTGACGGAGATGGGCGTCGACGGCTTCCGCTTCGATCTGGCGGCGGCGCTCGCGCGCTCCATGCACGACGTCGACATGCTCTCGCCGTTCCTCGCCGTCATCGCCCAGGACCCGGTGCTGCGCCGGGTGAAGCTCATCGCCGAGCCGTGGGACGTGGGCAACGGCGGCTACCAGGTGGGCGCGTTCCCGCCGCTGTGGACGGAGTGGAACGACCGCTACCGCGACGCCGTAAGGGACTTCTGGCGCGGCGCCCTGCCCGACGTACGGGACCTCGGCTACCGGCTCTCCGGGTCGAGCGACCTGTACGCGTGGGGCGGGAGGCGGCCGTACGCCTCCGTCAACTTCATCACCGCGCACGACGGCTTCACGCTGCGCGACCTCGTCTCGTACGAGCACAAGCACAACGAGGCCAACGGCGAGGGCAACCGGGACGGGACGGACGACAACCGGGCCTGGAACTGCGGGGTGGAGGGCGAGAGCGACGACGCGCGCGTCAACGCGCTGCGGCGCCGGCAGCTGCGCAATCTGCTGACCACCCTGCTGGTCTCCACGGGCGTCCCGATGCTGGTCGCGGGCGACGAGATGGGCCGCACGCAGCGCGGCAACAACAACGCGTACTGCCAGGACAACGAGGTGAGCTGGCTCGACTGGTCGCTGCTGGCGGACCCGGCGGGACCGGGGGCGGGGCTGCACCGGCTGACCACCCGGCTGCTCGCGCTGCGCCGGGCCCATCCCGTACTGCGCAGGCGCGCCTTCTTCTCGGGCCGTCCGCGCGACCCGGACGGGCTGGCGGATCTGGCGTGGTTCACGCCGTGCGGCACGGAGATGACGGAGCGGGACTGGTACGCGCCGGCCACGACGCTGGGGCTCTTCCTGTCCGGGCGGGACATCCCGGGGCGGGACGAGCGCGGGGCCCGGATCACGGACGACAGCTTCCTGACCGTGCTGCACGCGTGCGACCGGGACCGGGACTTCGTCCTGCCGGGGGCGCCGTGGGCGCGGGCGTACGAGCTGGTGGTCGACACGGCGCGGGAGGACCAGACGAAGCCGCCGGGGACGGTGTACGAGGCGGGGGCGGCGGTGAGGGTCCCG
It encodes the following:
- a CDS encoding L,D-transpeptidase; the encoded protein is MRNVTKRAGAGAATVLTWAGLVAVLALLSGCTGGATFTEGKSRGAGDTIAITPKDGAKGIGRTDPVEVTVPDGRLERVRVTQIEDAQPRELSGEISEDGRSWTPRSGARVALAAKYSVDAVAVDAAGRRSARHTTFTTAVPTDRFIGYFSPENRSTVGTGMIISFDFNRRIRDRVAVERAIKVTADPAVEIEGHWFGDQRLDFRPREYWEPGTEVTVELALRDVQAAPGVFGIQHKTFGFTVGRSQVSLVDAEKHTMEVRRDGDLLSTVPITAGAPKNTTYNGKMVVTELYDVTRMDGRTVGFGGEYDIKDVPHAVRLTTSGTFLHGNYWADSETFGSENVSHGCVGLRDVKGGGPDTPAGWFFERTLIGDVVEVVNSKDRTVAADNGLGGWNLDWNRWRAGSALR
- the glgX gene encoding glycogen debranching protein GlgX, with translation MASAAEQEAVRGEEEEGPRDGVRDGVRDEERAAPGAQRPEAPPGISRTGHHERSRTAPPEVWPGAPTPLGARYRVGPDGVAGTNFALWAGGAEAVELCLFGPEEDGDGDGDGNGDGNGDVDGRPGAGADGPGTEIRLPLTELTHEIWHGFVPGVRPGRRYGFRVHGRWDPWTGARWNPAKLLLDPYARAVDGEFGLPPEVYGHVRDWPQGNVADTVRDERDSAPYVPKGVVVHDEAPGDEWADDRRPKTPWADSVIYELHVKGFTQRHPGIPEELRGTYAGLAHPAAIAYLRELGVTAVELLPVHQFAHEEHLLRRGMRNYWGYNSIGYFAPHAGYAAGSTRGRQVTEFKAMVRALHAAGIEVILDVVYNHTAEAGELGPTLSLRGIDNRGYYRLPSDARRYTDYTGCGNTLHVVQPNVLRLITDSLRYWVTEMGVDGFRFDLAAALARSMHDVDMLSPFLAVIAQDPVLRRVKLIAEPWDVGNGGYQVGAFPPLWTEWNDRYRDAVRDFWRGALPDVRDLGYRLSGSSDLYAWGGRRPYASVNFITAHDGFTLRDLVSYEHKHNEANGEGNRDGTDDNRAWNCGVEGESDDARVNALRRRQLRNLLTTLLVSTGVPMLVAGDEMGRTQRGNNNAYCQDNEVSWLDWSLLADPAGPGAGLHRLTTRLLALRRAHPVLRRRAFFSGRPRDPDGLADLAWFTPCGTEMTERDWYAPATTLGLFLSGRDIPGRDERGARITDDSFLTVLHACDRDRDFVLPGAPWARAYELVVDTAREDQTKPPGTVYEAGAAVRVPGRSVLLFRVCA